Sequence from the Notamacropus eugenii isolate mMacEug1 chromosome 6, mMacEug1.pri_v2, whole genome shotgun sequence genome:
tattagcataattgagcATATCAATAGCAAAgtcaacagaaatcatatgattatctcaatagatttgaaaaaatacagcacccatttctattaaaaacactagagaatataagaataaatggagctttccttaaaatgataagtagtatctatctaacactatcagcaagcattacctgtaatggggataagctagaaaccttcccagtaagatcaggggtgaaacaaggatgcccattatcactgctattattcaatattgtgcaaaaatattagctttagcaataagagaagaaaaagaaattgaaggaattagactaggcaataatgaaacaaaattatcactctttgtagatgatatgataatatacttagagaatcaactaaaagaaAGTATGGTACTTggaataatgaacaactttagtaaaatggcaggatacaaaataaactcacataaatcatcagcatatCTACATATTACCAACATAGTTTAGCAaaatgagatagaaagagacattccatttaaaataacagtagacaacataaaatatttgggactctacttgccaagacaaacccagaaactacatgagcataattataaaacacttttcatacaaataaaatcaattataaACAATGGGAAGAATATAAATTGCTTATGGgtaagctgagctaatataataaaaatgacaattctacctaaattaatttacttattcagtaccataccaatccaactaccaaaattattttatagaactagaaaaaataacaaaattaatctggaagaataaaaggttaagaatatcaagggaattaatgaaaaaaaaatgcaaaggagggTGGCCTAGTCATAGtaaatctaaaactatattataaagcagcaatcctcaaaatgatttggtactggctaggaagtagagtggtggatcaatgggaCAGATTAGGTACACACAAGACAAAGTAGTAAATGATTGTaggaatctactgtttgataaacccaaagattcaagcttgctaagaaaactagaaatagtatgacagaaactaggcatagaccaacatcttaaaccctataccaagataagattgaaagaggtacatgatttagatatgagatgatatcacaagcaaattaagagagcaaggaatagtttacctgtcagatctatccagaggggaagaatttataaccaaacaagaggtagagaaaatttttaaatgcaaaatggacaattttgattatattaaattagaaaggttctgcacaaacaaaacaagtgtaatcaagattagaaggaaagcagaaaactgggaaatagttTTTGAAGTCaatgtttctgataaaagcctcatttctcaaatgtatagagaagtgagtcaaatttgtaagaaaataaattattccccaaaggataaatggtcaaaagatatgaatagctagttttcagatgaagaaattaaagctatctatagtcatatgaaaaattgctataaatattgattagagaaacactaattaaaacaaattgaaataaaatgacagaaaaggaaaatgattaatgttggggaagatgtcagaaaattggaacactaatgcattgttgatggagctgtgaactgatccaacaattctggagagcaatttggaactatgctcaaagagcaaccaaactgtgcatactctttgattcagcaataccactactaggtctgtatcccacagTGATCATAAACAAGGAAAGAATACAcatgacaaaaatatttaaagcagctgtTTTTGTGTTGGTAAAGCATTGGAAATTgtggtgatgcccatcaattggggaatggctgaacaagtggtggtatgtgaatgtaatggaatactattgttccatagaGAGTGATGAGCagccagatttcagaaaatcctggaaagacttacatgaactgatgcttagtgaagtgaacaaaaccagaagagTATTGtccacagtaatagcaacactgtgggatgatcaactttgatagactttgctcttcagcagtacaatgatccaaggcaattccaaaagcctcatgatggaaaatgttgtccacatccagagaaagaaatgtggaatcagaatgcaaatggaagcatactattttcactttttttgtggttttttgtttctttgtttctcgtggtttttcccttttgttctgactcttctttcacatcacaactaatgtggaaatatatttaatatgattatgtgtatatatatatatatatatatatatacgtgaaacctatatcagactgcttactGTCTTGTTGGGGTCAAGggagttctttcttttcttccccttaccTAAGTGTGTTCTGTCCAAAGCAAGGTAAATTTGTATGTCTGAAACCTGTCTAGTTAACTCAGGTctactgactagatttctttcttaaacatcatgccttaaacccaattcgcTCTGGatctcatagattggacaacaatagatcCCTGCCCCAAGCACCACTTGATGGCTATTTTTTGGGCTCtcttggctcagaatgaatgtaaatagtgtTTCTCTTACTTACTTACTCTTGCAAGGTCAGCAACcttgagagtcttcccctcccacttctaTTTTAagaagtctattcactgaatgggtgttgcctcactcaaagtgagaacttaaagatcttagcttaaaaagcatcctgggccatctccagtcatcctgatgaatgtctggtcactggatccagatggttctggaggagaaagcgaggctggtgactttgtacatccctcccccacttaaatccaatccatttgcaagtcatgtcatctccctgatgccatagtcctcttccagaatgaaggacaaaccacaaccataatgtggaaatatgtttacatgattgcacatgtataacctatatcagattgcttgctgttttggcaagggggaggggaagtaaggagtgagaaaaaatttgaaattcaaaatctcataaaaaatgaatgttgaaaactatctttacacgtaattggggaaaaaatactatttaccaaaaaaagaaaactgtttaaCCAGCTTAGTGAGGggacagaggaggaagagagggagagaatttggaactcaaaattttaaaaatgaatgttaaaaattatttttacatgtaactgaaaaaaaatcaaaatattaaaaaaaaagaaactgatctAACATCTGAGTCAGTGATCAGGAGCAAAACAACTCAGCTCTCATGATTCTGGCAAGGGTGAAATAAGAGCACAAGACCAAGTAATGATTAAGAAATCTAAGACAAAATCCTGCTAAGTATATCTTTTCCTTCCCAGGTCCACACAAAGAGTCTGACAAGAGGCCCTAGGAAAGGAATCTAACCACAGCATTCTACTAGGTGGATAGGGGTGGATAAGACACGGAGGCCTGGAACATGCATTTCTATCCCTCTAAATCTGGATTGATTGATGTCAGGATCCTACAAATCTCAGTTCAGGAAGATAGTGTTCAGATGCCACCTTGGGTCAGATCACTGTTCCCTTGCCCTGGGGCATTAAAGTTTGCAGCCTATTCACCAAAGTCTTCCCTCCTAAGGTGCTTAAAGAACAAAAAACTCAGTAACTAGAAATAACTGGCAAGAGTCcaggtaatatatatatatatcaggacCAACTAAGACTCTACCATTCTTTTCAGAAGTGTGACCCTGACACGAAATTCAAATTTAGGAAGTAAAGctggaaaaataagtaaacaaaagaatagataaattacaaagaaatataaacacacacacacactcccagaaaaagaaaataactccatGACAGCTACAAAGTGACAGTTTCCCCACAAGATCTatgagaattcttggaagaaatgaagaaagaattaaaaacaatatttataaatgaAGTGAGAACTCTAGAGGAAATAATTGGAGAAGCTATATATTAAGAAAGGACAAAATGGAAAGTATACAGGTGACAAATGGCATGGGAAGGAGGCTAGAGAGTAGGCCATATTGAAAACTGGGTGAAAGGACAGAGGAACTtagtccagagaagagaaaacataacgGAGAACGATCACAATCTTCAAGTATCTCAAGACCTGCCACAAGGTTGAGGGATTAGGTTTGTTCTGGTTGGCCtcaaagaacagaactgaaaacAAGAGGAGAACATAACAGGGAGGCAGATTCTTTTCAATAAAGTATAAAGAAAACCTTTCTAATATCCAGAGAGGTCTATAAGTGTCCATAAGGCTTCTTCTTTGTGGTAGTAAGTCTCCTAGTACAGGAGATCATCAAGTAGAGACTGGATAGGAATTATGTAAGAGAGATTCCTGTTTGGGTAATGATTTACTAAAATACTAAATTAggaattcttaaactttttcctgtCCTGAACCCTTAAGTGCTTCTTAGGGTCAGGACCCCCAGTTTGAGAAGTGCTGACTTGCAGCACTGAGATTCTATGGGTTTCCGAAGCACAGCTTTGTTCAGGGAATAAGGGtctgggaggagagaagagaatgggggaAGGGTGCATTTTTTCTTTACTCAGTAACAGGTTTGTGAGAAGAAAGTGCCCAAGGTAGTTGGTCATGAAAGTCATTTCCAGGCCATCTGAGGTAAGAGTCTTATAGGGCAGTCctggaagaaaacaaagacacaAAGAGGTTACAAGCCTCACAGAATCTCCAAGTTGAACAACATGGGAGAAGGTAAAAAGGATGTGGGCTGGAGAACTTAGATGAAACCTATAAGTACCAGACCAGACCAGGTAATCAGATGGAACACCAATTTTTAAATATGGTTACTTAGCAGGGGAAGGGGTTAGGGTAGGTAGTTGTATTAGGGTTTGGGAAATTTTTCCATTGTGGGCAACCTCTAGACCTGGGATCTAGGAGGGTGTACCTGAGATCCCAGCATTGTTGACCAACAGGTGAATATGGGGCTCCTCTTGAAGAAGCTTCTGGGAAAAGCTCCGGATGGAGGCTATAGAGCTGAGGTCTAGCTCTCGGAGCAGGAGTTCTTTGCTCCCAGTGGCTTTCTGGATGTCCTCCAGTGCCTTTTGCCCCTGAGGCAGTCTCCGGCAGGCAAGAACCACACGAGCCCCACGTCGGGCCAGCTCACAGGACACAGCTTTTCCTATTCCTGGGACACAGAAGAAATGGTTGGGATTTGAAGTTGGAAGGTGGGAAGCATGGTGAGGAGAGGAAGCTAGAACTGACTTGGTGGTTTCTCCCTTACCTCAAACTGAACAATATACCAAACATTAATTGAGTACCTATAGTATGCAGAGTTCTATGCTGGACATTGGAAGAGAGATCAAATTTAGATAAGGGCTAGTTCCTATTgcagtttacaatctaataatgAGTTTTGAGATGGTGATAGGAGGGAACCTCACTGCCATTCCTACCACTTCCTGAACAGGGGCTATAGTTTGGGGCTGCTTGCCTCTACTCTCCCTTACCTCTGATCTATTCTTCAAAAGCAGCCAGAACAATCTTTCCTATCGTTTCCCACTGTCAAAAATTTTCAGTGTCCCTCCCATTACCTCCAGAGTAGAATTCGAATTCCTTGacctgacattcaaagccctctaAAATTTAGCACTACTctacttcaagtagtttttttcatgtaatttctCTTTATGCATTCTATGCTCCAGCAAAACGGGGTGCCTCTTTGCCCTTGTaacgaacaacaacaaaaacagctaGCATTTGACTTCAAGGTTAGCAAAgtccttcacaaatattatcttatttgatcctcacaacaaccttgagaagtaggtgctatgattatcctctTTCTGaaattgatgaaactgaggcagacagaggttcaatgacctgcccagggcACTGCTGGAAGgaatcagaggttggatttgaactcaggtcttctggactctaggTCCAGCGCTTTGTGTACTATGGTGGTGCTACCTAGTTGTAAAAGTCCTGCTCTCTCCTGTGTTTTAAGCCTTTACCCACATTGTTCCTTGTTTGTGGAATAATctgcttcccttcctctcttattGAATTTATACTCACTTAAAAAGTTCAACTTAAATactacctcttccatgaagttttctctGGTTTTACCTCAAATACCACTTTATTTTGTACCTCTCgaaagaatatatgtatgtgcatgtatacatacatgttatgTATGCCTACTCAGACATGTGTGTGTCAGCTAGGttgtggagtggatagagcatggagctaagagtcaggaagactcatcttcccaagttcaaatctggcgtcagacacttactttgttgccctgagcaagtcacttaactctgtttgcctcagttttctcagctgtcaaatgagctggaaaggaaatggcaaaccactccagtatctttgctgagaaaactccaaatggggtcaccaagaattggacatgaccgaaatgactgaacaacaacttctgCATATAATGGATAATTAACAAATGGTTGTTTTCATGGATAAACCTatgaatgagagaagggaaagatggagTTTAGACTGGGTTAGAGTGGTGATGACAAGGTAAAAGGAAGATGAAGCTCTTAGGTGAGGGCAATAGTGGGAAAGATTAGGGAccctggaaggaagggagaatgggGACTTTTACACAGATAGAaggatggaaaaaatggaaaccttaggaaggaagagagatgggTGGTTCTACGTAtatgatggggaggggggagaggtgCAAAATGCAGTGGGAAGGAATGAGAACATTGTCTAGAAGAGGGATGGAGAGCCTGGGAaggaaaagagtgagaggaaCAGAATCCCTAGGTAGTGAGAAGGAGTTCTCACCTGAGTTGGCTCCAGTCACCACAGCAGTCTTCCCAGTTAAGTCTACAGGGCAACTCTGGAGAGTCCAGATGTCTGACCCCTGTCCATACAGCCTCAGTAGCACAaccaggaggaggaagaggaaaggaaggacatAGGAAATATAACTGCCCAGACTCCAGGCCTCCATGCCCAGTAATGCCAGCAACTCCATGAAACTAGGTGAAGAACTAACTCTTTTCAGAGTTGAGATGAGACGCCCTGGGCAACCCCAGTGTCCAGTGTATTCCCTTCTGCCTTTGAAAAACTCTTACTTCCTTTatttggaaaaggaggaggagtttgtggtctgccaaaaaaaaaaacaaaaaaaaaaacaagagtaCCTAGGACTTTGACCAAAGCACAATTTGAAATAAATTGGCCAAGATCAATTGATCTGACCACAGAGAGAATGAAGGTGGATTGATGATTCCTGCTGTAGCCCTTTATTACCCTCCTAGCTGGCAGAAAGACTGTAAAAAGAGCATGGAGTACAAGAATGAGCCCGTAGGGTAAGGCATTTCCTACCTCTGGGTGTCATTTTCCTGCTATATATGAAGTAGGACATGTGCAGGATGCTAGGCTAAGCCAGGAGTAGTGCCACTCAGAAACAAAACCACCATTTGCACACTCATCTCCTTGTACTCAGAAATTgccaaaatgacatttttttaattCTCCCTCTCAAGTGGAGCCCCATAGGCTGACTTTCTTTATCTTCAATCTTAGGCTCCCTAACTCAAAAGAGGAAGACAAAATCAATGCAGATGACTGTGATTTAACAGCAAAATGAAATAACACAAAGACAGACAAACATTAAAGCAACATTGAGCAGAGGGACAGCAGCCAGGGGCACGTCATTCTTTCCCTACCTGCTCCTCCTCTCAGTTGGTCTGAGGTGGTGCAGAAGAAATGAATGGTTAAGGATTTTTCTACTATGCCACTGTCTACAGACACTTTCTCTTAGACTGTTGCCAGTCCCTGTCCCTCAATCTAATGtaatccaattctttcttcctgccttGCATTGGCTTCTGTTCTATTGTTGGTGCATCCTGCCCTAGACTGGAGCCTCCCTAAAGGTTCAGCTCCCTGACAGAGACCCCTGAAGGTAAGAAGAGCTTTGTCTTCAAATTGGGGGCTCTCTGAGGGTTGGACTCTCTGTTGCCTCAGTATAAGTGTgtggggaaactgaagaaaattctCTCCGGCCCCTTGCATGACTGCCACATGACCAAACGTAAGGAATATAACTTAAAGTTGATATGCTTAACTGGGAGTGCTAGGGGAAGTAGCATATAAGAATTAATGAACCATGTAGCTAGGATGAAGAGACCCTTATCTTAAGAGTCATAAAACTCcttaagggaggaggtgtctgTGTTCAAGGACCTAGGCACTCCTTGGGCACATACAACAAAGTCAAGAACTTGAACTTTTGACCAGAGTTCCTTCTTTGTTCTAACAGTCCTCTTTTCCCTGAAGTTACATGTATAAAGGGACTGAGTGGGAGAAGGATCTTTGGAGGTCTTTGCTGCAGAAGTAGGGATGCCTGCTTCGGCTGTGTCAGTCAGGGCTTTTGCggacttctccccctccctgttGCCAAAGTGTTACAACTCATACTTGGCTGGTGatatactttctctttttctattcggTCTTAACTATTATGTACTGCTCATATGTATACACTTGCTAACTTGCACTAAGTAATAAAACTTAATTGCCTATTAAACTTGTTTTAGTTAGTCATTGTATTTTAAGATCTGAACCTAAAGTGAAAGTACTGCACAGTCTACTTAATGCATTTTGATTACAAAGGGTTACCTGTGGCTAAAGGCCTCTCTTCAGACAAGGGATATGTATAGTGCATGCATAATGTGAAAACAGCACGTTGactaatttagatttttaaacaagatgtgtgtgtgtgtgtgtgtgtgtgtgtgtgtgtgtgtgtgtgtgtgcgtgtagcCTTAACCTACAGCTCTTTTATCTTCACCTCTCCGAATTGTTCGTACCTTTTTCTGGAGAAATGCTTGCCAGGAAGACTGGGTGATTTTGGGTGGCCTTGTTCTAGGACAGAGGGATCaccttttattccttccattgGAGATCAC
This genomic interval carries:
- the LOC140510927 gene encoding retinol dehydrogenase 11-like isoform X4: MELLALLGMEAWSLGSYISYVLPFLFLLLVVLLRLYGQGSDIWTLQSCPVDLTGKTAVVTGANSGIGKAVSCELARRGARVVLACRRLPQGQKALEDIQKATGSKELLLRELDLSSIASIRSFSQKLLQEEPHIHLLVNNAGISGLPYKTLTSDGLEMTFMTNYLGHFLLTNLLLKGLLEASSARVVNVSSFRHKFGFVDEQHLVGAGRPLSSNQPYDCSKLLQVLFTKELAQRLQRTGAGWGASPGGRALLLDSKIKGVGEGERENNYFLISFP
- the LOC140510927 gene encoding retinol dehydrogenase 11-like isoform X1, with amino-acid sequence MELLALLGMEAWSLGSYISYVLPFLFLLLVVLLRLYGQGSDIWTLQSCPVDLTGKTAVVTGANSGIGKAVSCELARRGARVVLACRRLPQGQKALEDIQKATGSKELLLRELDLSSIASIRSFSQKLLQEEPHIHLLVNNAGISGLPYKTLTSDGLEMTFMTNYLGHFLLTNLLLKGLLEASSARVVNVSSFRHKFGFVDEQHLVGAGRPLSSNQPYDCSKLLQVLFTKELAQRLQRTGVTVNSVDPGIVKTDIMKNHSWLLRSIFWLLSVFFKTPAQGAIPVLYLSLAEELDNISGKYFTSNCNLTLPAKPAQDPEVAFSLWNTSARLTNLEKMAKKE
- the LOC140510927 gene encoding retinol dehydrogenase 11-like isoform X3; protein product: MELLALLGMEAWSLGSYISYVLPFLFLLLVVLLRLYGQGSDIWTLQSCPVDLTGKTAVVTGANSGIGKAVSCELARRGARVVLACRRLPQGQKALEDIQKATGSKELLLRELDLSSIASIRSFSQKLLQEEPHIHLLVNNAGISGLPYKTLTSDGLEMTFMTNYLGHFLLTNLLLKGLLEASSARVVNVSSFRHKFGFVDEQHLVGAGRPLSSNQPYDCSKLLQVLFTKELAQRLQRTGVTVNSVDPGIVKTDIMKNHSWLLRSIFWLLSVFFKDPEVAFSLWNTSARLTNLEKMAKKE